In one window of Hyla sarda isolate aHylSar1 chromosome 1, aHylSar1.hap1, whole genome shotgun sequence DNA:
- the PLA2G12A gene encoding group XIIA secretory phospholipase A2 has product MSPWFPVLALLFSALLAVSSGDQQSHRQPETPDWRMTLKTIRNGVHKIDMYLNAALDLLGGEDGLCQYKCRDGSKPFPRYGYKPSPPNGCGSPVFGFHFDVGIPSMTKCCNQHDRCYDTCGNLKNDCDEHFQSCLSKICRDVQKTLGISESVQACESTVALLFDAVIHLGCKPYMESQRAACVCPYEEKIDL; this is encoded by the exons ATGAGCCCCTGGTTTCCCGTGCTTGCCCTGCTGTTCTCCGCCCTCCTTGCTGTCAGCTCTGGGGATCAGCAGTCTCATAGGCAGCCCGAGACCCCGGACTGGAGGATGACCCTGAAGACCATCAGGAACGGGGTACACAAGATAGACATGTACCTAAATGCTGCCCTGGACCTGCTGGGAGGAGAAGATGGACTGTGCCAGTATAAATGCCGGGATG GTTCCAAGCCATTTCCCCGCTATGGCTATAAACCCTCGCCACCTAATGGATGTGGATCTCCTGTTTTTGGATTTCAT TTTGATGTTGGCATTCCCTCCATGACAAAGTGCTGCAACCAACATGATCGCTGCTATGACACATGTGGTAACCTGAAGAATGACTGTGATGAGCACTTTCAGAGCTGCCTCTCCAAAATATGCAGAGATGTACAGAAAACGCTGGGCATTTCTGAGAGTGTTCAAG CTTGTGAAtcaacagtggccctcctgtttGATGCAGTCATACATTTAGGATGTAAACCGTATATGGAAAGCCAAAGAGCTGCATGCGTGTGTCCATATGAAGAGAAAATAGACCTATGA